The window TGTCCAGCGCTTCAATAACCTTCGTTCCCAGTGGGGCATACTGATTGAGCAGGGCATCCGCATCCCGGCACTTTTCAATTACTTCCTCTTCCGTACGGCACTGTTCAAACACGAGTTCCACATCCAGATCTGAGAACACATCTTTTTCAGGTTCAAACGATGTGTACTCAGAATCGGTAACGACAACCTTATATTTCGCCATGGTTTCACCTCATCAGTCTCTTTTTTTATCTCCGCTCAATGGATACGTCATGGTGAGATCCAGTCACAATCACATCTGCAAGATCCGTAAAAATTCCTGTTTCCACTACACCTGTCATCGTTTTCAGGACAGTGTGGAGTTCTGGATTGACCTTTCCCACCCCGAACGCACAGTCCAGAATATAATTTCCGTTATCCGTCACAAATGGCACACCATCAGCCGTTCTAAGTTCGGGCCGGCAACCTGTCCCAGCCACCAGTTTTGTGGTCTTCTCCCAGGCAAACGGGGTAATTTCAACGGGTACCGGGAATTTCCCGAGCTCGTCCACCCGTTTGCTGTAATCAACGATGATGATTTTCATCTCCGCAAGTTCGAGGATCATTTTCTCACGGAGAAGAGACCCACCCCCGCCTTTAATCAGGGTAAAATTGCGGTCGGCTTCGTCTGCTCCGTCAACAGCGAGA is drawn from Alteribacter lacisalsi and contains these coding sequences:
- the rpiA gene encoding ribose-5-phosphate isomerase RpiA, encoding MTSENMKRRAGEKAVTFIEDKMTIGLGSGTTVNWMLKKLGERVREGLNVTGVSSSVKTEKLARELGIPVIGIDQVDRLDLAVDGADEADRNFTLIKGGGGSLLREKMILELAEMKIIIVDYSKRVDELGKFPVPVEITPFAWEKTTKLVAGTGCRPELRTADGVPFVTDNGNYILDCAFGVGKVNPELHTVLKTMTGVVETGIFTDLADVIVTGSHHDVSIERR